A part of Nodularia sp. LEGE 06071 genomic DNA contains:
- a CDS encoding type II toxin-antitoxin system HicB family antitoxin, which translates to MMLHYEIILYWSQEDQAFIAEVPELPGCAADGETYQEALQNVEIIMQEWIETAQALGRQIPEPRQHLMSA; encoded by the coding sequence ATGATGCTTCATTATGAAATCATACTTTATTGGAGTCAAGAAGACCAAGCCTTTATCGCCGAAGTTCCAGAATTACCTGGATGTGCTGCGGATGGGGAAACTTATCAAGAAGCACTGCAAAATGTGGAAATTATTATGCAGGAATGGATTGAAACTGCTCAAGCATTAGGTCGTCAAATTCCTGAACCAAGACAGCACTTGATGTCTGCTTAA
- a CDS encoding type II toxin-antitoxin system HicA family toxin codes for MSQQDKLLAKILLGTSDANIPFTQLCQLLCSLGFDERIRGSHHIFTQKGIEEILNLQPKGSQAKAYQVKQVRAVILKYQLGG; via the coding sequence GTGAGCCAACAAGACAAACTCCTCGCTAAAATTTTATTGGGTACATCTGATGCAAACATTCCATTTACTCAACTATGTCAACTGTTATGCAGTTTAGGATTTGATGAACGTATTCGCGGAAGTCACCATATTTTTACCCAAAAAGGAATAGAAGAAATTCTGAATCTTCAACCTAAAGGTTCTCAAGCCAAAGCGTATCAAGTTAAACAAGTTCGTGCAGTAATTCTCAAATACCAGCTAGGAGGTTAA
- a CDS encoding caspase family protein encodes MNIAIILAVSEYQNTNCLPGCILDGQLIKSLLDETGKYNELLFIDQGTDSIKVKEKLSEFITNNQGKVFDEVFFYYTGHGDFYNNEFYYILSDFNKTSYRQTSLANSELDNFLRQLNPNLTIKIIDACHSGVTYIKDNDVFSKHLDDSKQRFNNCYFMFSSMSDQASYQTNIISHFTKSFIDSVLKYDSIDIRYKHIVDYISDDFEKNVFQKPLFISQASFTEIFCSVNQKIKTILLRQIDNLIDIKSETDDLKALSLVDIVKKDAKRYCSEEEALEVINSVKNFVENWQYSSELVDLYTISSKFESDYKSISQYSDSIGKWLKDNNNNYFSKITYRRELIKSVTTSVAQALASLSAFYGDENYKTVISGFELTVDVPFKLINIGAYPRYPNLDYSDCKIAFVFSQVSVRFFYFYSTFKLENWQNYSYDSSSKWQTIEVEIKSFDKVENTLSNILNKFDSFVLDPLRAKYILTIDSKTT; translated from the coding sequence ATGAATATTGCAATTATTTTGGCAGTTAGTGAGTATCAAAATACCAACTGCTTGCCAGGTTGTATTTTGGATGGTCAGCTTATAAAGAGCTTGTTGGACGAAACAGGTAAATATAACGAACTTCTTTTTATTGACCAGGGGACGGATAGCATTAAAGTCAAAGAAAAACTATCTGAATTTATTACAAATAACCAAGGTAAAGTGTTTGATGAAGTCTTCTTCTACTACACAGGACATGGAGATTTTTACAATAATGAGTTTTACTACATCTTGTCAGATTTTAATAAAACTTCTTACAGACAAACGTCTTTAGCAAATTCTGAGTTAGATAATTTTCTCAGACAGCTAAATCCAAATTTGACTATAAAAATTATAGATGCTTGCCATTCAGGTGTTACTTACATAAAAGATAATGATGTCTTTTCTAAACATCTAGATGATTCAAAACAGCGTTTTAATAATTGTTATTTCATGTTTTCCTCAATGAGTGATCAAGCATCATATCAAACTAATATAATTAGTCACTTTACGAAGAGTTTTATTGATTCAGTCTTAAAATATGACTCAATAGATATAAGATACAAGCATATCGTTGATTATATCTCCGATGATTTTGAAAAAAACGTTTTCCAAAAGCCATTATTTATTAGTCAGGCAAGCTTTACAGAAATTTTTTGTTCTGTTAATCAGAAAATAAAAACTATACTATTAAGACAGATAGATAACTTGATAGATATCAAATCTGAAACTGATGATTTGAAAGCTTTATCTTTAGTAGATATAGTTAAAAAGGATGCTAAAAGGTATTGCTCAGAGGAGGAAGCATTGGAAGTTATAAACTCAGTAAAAAACTTTGTTGAAAATTGGCAATACTCATCTGAATTAGTTGATTTGTATACGATATCTTCTAAGTTTGAGAGTGACTATAAATCTATTTCTCAATATAGTGATTCTATTGGAAAATGGCTGAAAGACAACAATAATAACTATTTTTCAAAAATTACGTATCGACGTGAATTAATTAAAAGTGTTACAACATCGGTTGCCCAAGCCCTAGCTAGTCTTTCTGCCTTTTATGGAGATGAAAATTATAAAACTGTAATATCTGGATTTGAACTAACTGTAGATGTTCCATTTAAGCTGATTAATATTGGTGCTTACCCAAGATACCCAAACCTGGATTATTCTGATTGTAAAATTGCTTTTGTTTTTTCTCAAGTTAGTGTTAGATTTTTCTATTTTTACTCAACTTTCAAGTTAGAAAATTGGCAAAACTATTCTTATGATTCTAGTTCTAAGTGGCAAACAATTGAAGTGGAAATAAAAAGCTTTGATAAAGTAGAAAATACCTTATCTAACATTTTAAATAAATTTGATTCTTTTGTACTAGATCCATTGAGAGCTAAATATATTTTAACTATAGACAGCAAAACAACTTAA
- a CDS encoding DNA cytosine methyltransferase, producing the protein MQTGIYGQQLELFQLFQPTNTIKCTTKFTFVDLFSGIGGFRVPLEELGGNCLGYSEINKEAIKVYQKNFIHGINGEEAYLGDITNLHQLPFEIDIIVGGVPCQPWSIAGKMQGLQDPRGQLWFDVFRIVQLNKPKAFIFENVKGLTEPRNRASLEYILNNLTSSDYVVKYQVLNSYDFGLPQDRDRVFIVGIRNDIANCWGFTFPQALNQRLKLYDLIPGIQQSNLPKKKFSPEVLFTDGKIPASRGRFQKIDELNDFFTFADIRDGHTTIHSWELIETNSREKLICQTILKNRRKKIYGEKDGNPLDFEILKSLIPSLDIEEINTLVDKKILRFVENKGYEFVNSKISSGINGISKIFLPHADAIATLTATGTRDYVATISIECEQPEVYKQKFIQEIYKQNKYKPLTAQDYARLQGFPESFQIADNETTAKHQFGNAVSVPVVYHLANALLKIFL; encoded by the coding sequence ATGCAAACAGGTATTTATGGACAACAACTAGAGTTATTTCAATTATTCCAACCAACCAACACCATAAAATGCACAACAAAGTTTACATTTGTAGACCTATTTTCTGGTATAGGTGGTTTTAGAGTTCCTTTAGAAGAATTAGGAGGAAATTGTTTAGGATATTCAGAAATTAATAAGGAAGCTATTAAAGTTTATCAAAAAAACTTTATTCATGGTATTAATGGCGAAGAAGCCTATTTAGGAGATATTACTAATTTACATCAACTGCCTTTTGAAATAGATATTATAGTCGGTGGTGTTCCTTGTCAGCCTTGGTCTATAGCGGGTAAAATGCAAGGTTTACAAGACCCCAGAGGTCAACTATGGTTTGATGTTTTTAGAATTGTACAACTTAACAAACCCAAAGCATTTATATTTGAAAATGTCAAAGGTTTAACTGAGCCAAGGAACAGAGCCAGTTTAGAATACATACTTAATAACTTAACATCATCTGACTATGTAGTTAAATATCAGGTACTAAACTCCTACGATTTTGGGTTACCTCAAGATAGAGACAGAGTATTTATTGTGGGTATTAGAAATGACATTGCTAATTGTTGGGGCTTTACCTTTCCTCAAGCATTAAATCAACGTCTCAAGCTTTATGATCTCATTCCTGGAATTCAACAGAGTAATTTACCTAAAAAGAAATTTTCTCCAGAAGTCTTATTTACTGATGGTAAAATTCCAGCTTCTAGAGGAAGATTTCAAAAAATAGACGAATTAAACGATTTTTTTACTTTTGCTGATATTAGAGATGGACATACTACAATCCATTCTTGGGAATTAATTGAAACAAATTCTAGAGAAAAGCTAATTTGCCAAACTATTTTAAAAAATAGAAGAAAGAAAATTTATGGAGAAAAAGATGGTAATCCTTTAGATTTTGAAATTTTAAAATCTTTGATTCCTAGTTTAGACATAGAAGAAATCAATACTTTAGTTGACAAAAAAATTCTTCGCTTTGTAGAAAATAAAGGTTATGAATTTGTAAATTCTAAAATTTCTTCAGGAATTAACGGAATTTCTAAAATATTTCTACCTCATGCTGATGCAATTGCAACTTTAACCGCAACTGGAACCAGAGATTATGTAGCTACTATATCTATAGAATGTGAACAACCAGAAGTGTATAAGCAAAAATTTATTCAAGAAATTTATAAACAGAATAAATATAAACCTTTAACTGCACAAGATTACGCCAGATTGCAAGGATTTCCAGAAAGTTTCCAAATAGCAGACAATGAAACTACAGCCAAACATCAGTTTGGAAATGCTGTTTCAGTTCCCGTAGTCTATCATTTAGCAAATGCTTTGTTAAAAATATTTTTATAA
- a CDS encoding TdeIII family type II restriction endonuclease, giving the protein MTAINANTRAVIKGYLEGFIQGLIDEYKGRKILKPTTAIEYLSRHSSNGELKPFQAALIPPELIRINQFERGLSTKLGNSFEECARLIALEHHQDVRRGYDIKTEVSIAAFAEAELQKQNYESAAKREQGKPSFEQMITAVLNARRSDDLETKIVRVDLYILAKDGTEFFFEIKAPKPNKGQCLEVLQRLLRFHLLCGVNLPQVQAYYAMPYNPYGVNKADYKWTQAKSYLPFDKAVVIGNEFWSIVGGATAYEELLEIYLEVGREKSKYMLDNLAFGF; this is encoded by the coding sequence ATGACAGCTATTAATGCAAATACTCGTGCAGTAATCAAAGGTTATTTGGAGGGTTTTATTCAAGGTCTTATAGATGAATATAAAGGACGTAAAATTTTAAAGCCTACCACAGCAATAGAGTATTTATCAAGACACTCATCCAATGGAGAATTAAAGCCATTTCAAGCTGCACTTATTCCCCCAGAGTTAATCCGGATAAATCAATTTGAAAGAGGTTTGAGTACAAAGTTAGGTAATTCTTTTGAAGAATGCGCTCGCTTAATCGCTCTCGAACATCATCAAGATGTACGTCGAGGTTATGATATTAAAACTGAAGTAAGTATTGCAGCTTTTGCAGAAGCTGAATTGCAAAAACAAAATTATGAATCTGCTGCAAAAAGGGAACAAGGAAAACCATCTTTTGAGCAGATGATTACAGCAGTACTTAATGCTCGTCGCAGTGATGATTTAGAAACAAAGATTGTTCGCGTAGACCTTTATATTCTTGCAAAAGATGGGACAGAATTTTTCTTTGAAATTAAAGCTCCTAAACCCAACAAAGGACAATGTTTAGAAGTTCTCCAACGTTTATTGAGATTTCATTTACTGTGCGGTGTCAACCTTCCTCAAGTACAAGCTTACTATGCAATGCCGTATAATCCTTATGGTGTAAATAAAGCTGATTATAAATGGACGCAAGCAAAAAGTTATTTACCTTTTGATAAAGCTGTAGTTATCGGAAATGAGTTTTGGAGTATTGTAGGAGGTGCTACTGCTTATGAAGAACTGCTAGAGATTTATCTAGAGGTTGGACGGGAAAAAAGTAAATATATGTTGGATAATTTAGCCTTTGGATTTTAG